One Thermococcus sp. genomic region harbors:
- a CDS encoding cyclic 2,3-diphosphoglycerate synthase, with amino-acid sequence MAEKGKKRVLILGAAGRDFHNFNTFFRDNPDYEVVAFTATQIPDIEGRTYPPELAGELYPNGIPIWSEDDMEKIIKEHDIDIVVFAYSDVPHEHVMHLASRAHSAGADFWLLGPKSTMIKSTKPVVAVTAVRTGCGKSQTSRKVAQLLQEMGYKVVAIRHPMPYGDLRKQMVQRFATYEDLDKYECTIEEREEYEPYIDRGMVVYAGVDYEKILREAEKEADIILWDGGNNDFPFYVPDLWIVVTDPHRPGHEVKYHPGETNFRSADVIIINKIDTANRDDIQKVREDIEKINPNAIVIDGASPLYVDKPELIKGKRVLVVEDGPTLTHGGMKYGAGYIAAKKYGAKEIIDPRPYAVGSIVDTYKKYSHLDVILPAMGYGEKQIKELEETINRADADVVVIGTPIDLRRVVKLNKPAVRVRYELEEIGEPKLKDVLKDWVEKCEKLKK; translated from the coding sequence ATGGCCGAGAAAGGAAAGAAGAGAGTTCTGATTCTTGGAGCGGCCGGAAGGGACTTCCACAACTTCAACACGTTCTTCAGGGACAACCCAGACTACGAGGTCGTTGCCTTCACCGCGACCCAGATCCCTGACATTGAGGGCAGAACATACCCGCCAGAGCTTGCCGGAGAGCTTTACCCGAACGGGATTCCGATATGGAGCGAGGACGACATGGAGAAGATAATCAAAGAGCACGACATCGATATCGTCGTCTTCGCCTACTCCGATGTTCCGCACGAGCACGTCATGCACCTTGCGAGCAGGGCACACAGCGCTGGAGCAGACTTCTGGCTCCTCGGCCCGAAGAGCACAATGATAAAGAGCACCAAGCCTGTTGTAGCGGTCACCGCCGTCAGAACTGGCTGTGGAAAGAGCCAGACTTCCAGAAAGGTCGCCCAGCTCCTCCAGGAAATGGGCTACAAGGTCGTTGCCATAAGGCACCCGATGCCCTACGGCGACCTCAGGAAGCAGATGGTTCAGCGCTTCGCCACCTACGAGGACCTCGACAAATACGAGTGCACTATCGAGGAGCGCGAGGAGTACGAGCCTTACATAGACAGGGGCATGGTCGTCTATGCTGGAGTGGACTACGAGAAGATTCTCCGCGAGGCTGAGAAGGAGGCTGACATCATCCTCTGGGACGGCGGGAACAACGACTTCCCGTTCTACGTGCCAGACCTCTGGATAGTGGTTACCGACCCGCACAGGCCCGGCCACGAGGTCAAGTACCACCCAGGTGAGACCAACTTCAGAAGCGCTGACGTCATAATCATCAACAAGATAGATACAGCTAACCGCGATGACATTCAGAAGGTCCGCGAGGACATCGAGAAGATCAACCCGAACGCCATTGTCATCGACGGTGCCTCACCGCTCTACGTCGACAAGCCGGAGCTCATCAAGGGCAAGCGCGTTCTCGTCGTTGAAGACGGGCCAACTCTAACGCACGGAGGCATGAAGTACGGTGCCGGTTACATAGCGGCGAAGAAGTACGGGGCTAAGGAGATAATCGACCCGAGGCCCTACGCCGTCGGTTCGATCGTCGACACCTACAAGAAGTACAGCCACCTCGACGTCATCCTGCCGGCCATGGGCTACGGCGAGAAGCAGATCAAGGAGCTTGAGGAGACCATCAACAGGGCAGATGCAGACGTCGTCGTCATCGGAACCCCGATCGACCTCAGGCGCGTCGTCAAGCTCAACAAGCCGGCCGTTCGCGTCCGCTACGAACTTGAGGAGATCGGCGAGCCGAAGCTCAAAGATGTGCTCAAAGATTGGGTTGAGAAGTGCGAGAAGCTCAAGAAGTGA
- a CDS encoding alanyl-tRNA editing protein: MNNGVRTHTALHVVKGAVVKVLGERAKWTASTYVKGNGGVLTVKFDRKPTPEEIAEIERLANEKVNENVPINVYELPREEAEKRFGEDMYDLFPVPEGVKTLKVVVIEGWNVNACSKEHTKRTGEIGRIKIRKIRFRRSKELLEIGFDVL; encoded by the coding sequence ATGAACAATGGGGTGAGAACTCACACTGCTCTTCATGTGGTCAAGGGTGCCGTTGTTAAGGTTCTCGGCGAAAGGGCCAAATGGACGGCGTCAACCTACGTCAAAGGCAATGGGGGTGTTTTAACGGTCAAGTTCGACAGGAAGCCGACACCCGAAGAAATCGCGGAGATAGAGCGCCTTGCCAACGAGAAGGTTAATGAGAACGTTCCCATCAATGTCTATGAACTCCCGCGCGAAGAAGCGGAGAAGCGTTTTGGGGAGGATATGTACGACCTCTTCCCGGTTCCAGAGGGTGTGAAAACGCTTAAAGTGGTTGTCATCGAGGGCTGGAACGTGAATGCGTGCAGCAAAGAACACACCAAGAGGACGGGGGAAATAGGAAGAATAAAAATCAGAAAAATCCGCTTCAGGAGGAGCAAGGAACTGCTTGAGATTGGGTTTGATGTTCTCTGA